From the Anguilla anguilla isolate fAngAng1 chromosome 6, fAngAng1.pri, whole genome shotgun sequence genome, one window contains:
- the LOC118230430 gene encoding ankyrin repeat and SOCS box protein 2-like isoform X2 gives MATASLSVSGSRSPMLGPDDYSLYSGLSEDELIELAVEHSLADAYVSVARAVSTKTPAFQNGPAWNQPNSNPAFTQSAPLCQRNASVSITFPAMQPKDDWLLDPVAEAIQNGAVDRLIRLSWMGKSLTKPNKQGWAPLHEAAFYGQEKCLKVILKAHPEVTDSRTLRQQTPLLLAASADHVGCAQKLLESGADPNIPNKDGETPLYKACEQENVESVELLLSNGAQVNKTCLQGWTALHEAVSRNNVEICKMLVRAGADINARNMYGITPLFIAAQSGRAEALLFLVKKGVDINSQVNDGATALYEASKNGHEEIVELLLSLNADANRAAKSGFLPLHIAAQRGNEEVVSLLIPVTSRARVQRSGISPLHLAAERNRDDVLEVLIDAGYDVNAMLSPDRSKMYEDRRSTALYLAVMNNNISATTMLLDAGANPNLDMFSPLLVALRQGCIQTVTLLVDHGANINASVPTHPTSFPGTVMFCMKYLSLLKYLMDNGCDALSCFQCHYGCNPHPPIKATRDRSSLDDKTDEDTPKMPVQFCEIISAPQISRWAGPIIDVLLDYVGNVQLCARLIEHLDSYEDWAVIKEKSALPRSLMHMCRLTIRKQLGTERLKHLNALPLPERLIKYLSVDRSQAY, from the exons ATGGCGACCGCCAGCTTGTCCGTGTCTGGTTCGAGGAGTCCGATGCTTGGGCCCGACGACTACAGTCTATACAGTGGCTTGTCAGAAGATGAGCTAATTGAGCTGGCTGTCGAGCACAGCTTGGCTGATGCCTACGTATCTGTCGCCAGAGCAGTCTCCACCAAAACGCCTGCTTTTCAGAATGGGCCTGCATGGAACCAGCCAAATTCAAACCCAGCCTTCACACAAAGCGCACCTCTGTGCCAACGCAACGCCTCAGTGTCAATCACCTTCCCTGCTATGCAACCCAAAGATGACTG GCTTTTGGACCCTGTTGCCGAAGCAATCCAGAATGGTGCTGTAGACAGACTGATTAGATTGTCATGGATGGGGAAAAGTCTGACGAAGCCAAACAAGCAGGGCTGGGCCCCCCTTCACGAAGCGGCCTTCTACGGACAAGAGAAATGCCTCAAGGTCATACTGAAGG CCCACCCTGAGGTGACTGACAGCCGCACCCTTCGGCAGCAGACACCACTGCTCCTGGCCGCGTCAGCAGATCACGTGGGGTGTGCGCAGAAACTGCTGGAGAGCGGGGCGGACCCCAACATCCCCAACAAGGACGGAGAGACCCCGCTCTACAAAG cttgtGAGCAGGAGAATGTGGAAAGCGTGGAGCTGCTCTTGAGCAATGGAGCCCAGGTGAACAAGACATGCCTCCAGGGCTGGACAGCCCTTCACGAGGCCGTGAGCCGCAACAACGTGGAGATCTGCAAGATGCTGGTGAGAGCTGGCGCCGACATCAACGCCCGCAACATGTACGGCATTACCCCGCTCTTCATCGCAGCCCAGAGCGGACGAGCGGAagctctcctcttcctcgtgAAGAAAG GTGTGGATATAAACAGCCAGGTGAATGATGGGGCTACAGCTCTGTACGAGGCCAGTAAGAATGGCCATGAAGAGATTGTGGAGCTCCTTCTGTCTCTGAACGCTGATGCCAACAGAGCAGCTAAATCTGGGTTTCTGCCCCTGCACATCGCTGCCCAGCGTGGAAATGAGGA AGTTGTGTCCCTGCTCATCCCTGTCACCAGTAGGGCCCGTGTACAGCGCAGTGGCATCAGCCCCCTCCACCTGGCCGCTGAACGCAATAGGGACGACGTCCTGGAGGTCCTGATCGATGCCGGCTACGATGTCAACGCCATGCTGTCACCTGACCGCTCCAAGATGTATGAAGACCGCCGGAGCACGGCCCTCTACCTTGCGGTCATGAACAACAACATCAGCGCCACCACCATGCTACTGGATGCAGGCGCTAACCCCAACCTGGACATGTTCAGCCCGCTGCTAGTGGCACTGAGGCAGGGCTGCATCCAGACCGTCACCCTCCTGGTGGACCATGGTGCCAATATCAACGCCAGTGTTCCCACCCACCCAACTTCTTTCCCTGGCACCGTCATGTTCTGCATGAAGTACCTTTCCCTGCTCAAGTATCTGATGGACAATGGTTGTGATGCCCTGTCCTGCTTTCAGTGTCATTACGGCtgcaacccccacccacccatcaaAGCAACACGTGACAGGAGCAGCCTGGATGACAAGACAGATGAGGATACTCCCAAAATGCCTGTGCAG TTCTGCGAGATCATTTCTGCACCACAGATCTCTCGCTGGGCGGGACCCATTATCGACGTACTGCTTGACTACGTTGGCAACGTGCAGCTCTGTGCCAGACTCATCGAACATCTGGACAGCTACGAGGACTGGGCAGTCATCAAGGAGAAATCCG CTCTTCCACGCTCCCTGATGCACATGTGCAGACTGACGATTCGCAAACAACTGGGAACAGAGAGACTCAAGCACCTGAAcgccctgcccctcccagaACGATTAATCAAGTACCTATCCGTGGACCGCTCCCAAGCCTATTAA
- the LOC118230430 gene encoding ankyrin repeat and SOCS box protein 2-like isoform X1 — MATASLSVSGSRSPMLGPDDYSLYSGLSEDELIELAVEHSLADAYVSVARAVSTKTPAFQNGPAWNQPNSNPAFTQSAPLCQRNASVSITFPAMQPKDDCETTTGDHQSELMNEATRSHSSITDKGQRCVAWRRYNGSMYFTPESAELLDPVAEAIQNGAVDRLIRLSWMGKSLTKPNKQGWAPLHEAAFYGQEKCLKVILKAHPEVTDSRTLRQQTPLLLAASADHVGCAQKLLESGADPNIPNKDGETPLYKACEQENVESVELLLSNGAQVNKTCLQGWTALHEAVSRNNVEICKMLVRAGADINARNMYGITPLFIAAQSGRAEALLFLVKKGVDINSQVNDGATALYEASKNGHEEIVELLLSLNADANRAAKSGFLPLHIAAQRGNEEVVSLLIPVTSRARVQRSGISPLHLAAERNRDDVLEVLIDAGYDVNAMLSPDRSKMYEDRRSTALYLAVMNNNISATTMLLDAGANPNLDMFSPLLVALRQGCIQTVTLLVDHGANINASVPTHPTSFPGTVMFCMKYLSLLKYLMDNGCDALSCFQCHYGCNPHPPIKATRDRSSLDDKTDEDTPKMPVQFCEIISAPQISRWAGPIIDVLLDYVGNVQLCARLIEHLDSYEDWAVIKEKSALPRSLMHMCRLTIRKQLGTERLKHLNALPLPERLIKYLSVDRSQAY; from the exons ATGGCGACCGCCAGCTTGTCCGTGTCTGGTTCGAGGAGTCCGATGCTTGGGCCCGACGACTACAGTCTATACAGTGGCTTGTCAGAAGATGAGCTAATTGAGCTGGCTGTCGAGCACAGCTTGGCTGATGCCTACGTATCTGTCGCCAGAGCAGTCTCCACCAAAACGCCTGCTTTTCAGAATGGGCCTGCATGGAACCAGCCAAATTCAAACCCAGCCTTCACACAAAGCGCACCTCTGTGCCAACGCAACGCCTCAGTGTCAATCACCTTCCCTGCTATGCAACCCAAAGATGACTG CGAGACAACGACTGGAGACCACCAaagtgaattaatgaatgaagcCACCAGGAGCCATTCCTCCATCACAGACAAAGGGCAACGATGCGTGGCATGGAGGAGATACAACGGCTCAATGTATTTCACGCCAGAATCTGCGGA GCTTTTGGACCCTGTTGCCGAAGCAATCCAGAATGGTGCTGTAGACAGACTGATTAGATTGTCATGGATGGGGAAAAGTCTGACGAAGCCAAACAAGCAGGGCTGGGCCCCCCTTCACGAAGCGGCCTTCTACGGACAAGAGAAATGCCTCAAGGTCATACTGAAGG CCCACCCTGAGGTGACTGACAGCCGCACCCTTCGGCAGCAGACACCACTGCTCCTGGCCGCGTCAGCAGATCACGTGGGGTGTGCGCAGAAACTGCTGGAGAGCGGGGCGGACCCCAACATCCCCAACAAGGACGGAGAGACCCCGCTCTACAAAG cttgtGAGCAGGAGAATGTGGAAAGCGTGGAGCTGCTCTTGAGCAATGGAGCCCAGGTGAACAAGACATGCCTCCAGGGCTGGACAGCCCTTCACGAGGCCGTGAGCCGCAACAACGTGGAGATCTGCAAGATGCTGGTGAGAGCTGGCGCCGACATCAACGCCCGCAACATGTACGGCATTACCCCGCTCTTCATCGCAGCCCAGAGCGGACGAGCGGAagctctcctcttcctcgtgAAGAAAG GTGTGGATATAAACAGCCAGGTGAATGATGGGGCTACAGCTCTGTACGAGGCCAGTAAGAATGGCCATGAAGAGATTGTGGAGCTCCTTCTGTCTCTGAACGCTGATGCCAACAGAGCAGCTAAATCTGGGTTTCTGCCCCTGCACATCGCTGCCCAGCGTGGAAATGAGGA AGTTGTGTCCCTGCTCATCCCTGTCACCAGTAGGGCCCGTGTACAGCGCAGTGGCATCAGCCCCCTCCACCTGGCCGCTGAACGCAATAGGGACGACGTCCTGGAGGTCCTGATCGATGCCGGCTACGATGTCAACGCCATGCTGTCACCTGACCGCTCCAAGATGTATGAAGACCGCCGGAGCACGGCCCTCTACCTTGCGGTCATGAACAACAACATCAGCGCCACCACCATGCTACTGGATGCAGGCGCTAACCCCAACCTGGACATGTTCAGCCCGCTGCTAGTGGCACTGAGGCAGGGCTGCATCCAGACCGTCACCCTCCTGGTGGACCATGGTGCCAATATCAACGCCAGTGTTCCCACCCACCCAACTTCTTTCCCTGGCACCGTCATGTTCTGCATGAAGTACCTTTCCCTGCTCAAGTATCTGATGGACAATGGTTGTGATGCCCTGTCCTGCTTTCAGTGTCATTACGGCtgcaacccccacccacccatcaaAGCAACACGTGACAGGAGCAGCCTGGATGACAAGACAGATGAGGATACTCCCAAAATGCCTGTGCAG TTCTGCGAGATCATTTCTGCACCACAGATCTCTCGCTGGGCGGGACCCATTATCGACGTACTGCTTGACTACGTTGGCAACGTGCAGCTCTGTGCCAGACTCATCGAACATCTGGACAGCTACGAGGACTGGGCAGTCATCAAGGAGAAATCCG CTCTTCCACGCTCCCTGATGCACATGTGCAGACTGACGATTCGCAAACAACTGGGAACAGAGAGACTCAAGCACCTGAAcgccctgcccctcccagaACGATTAATCAAGTACCTATCCGTGGACCGCTCCCAAGCCTATTAA